ATCCACTTAGTCAGATCTGGAGATATTGGGTAGCATTCTAAGTATCTATTCCTCaaggcaagcatttctgctttcctgatGGAGCAGCCTCCTCTATTCATCCCCTTTGTGCTGCTctaggggttctcctgaccctacaagaaccagggggtggggagcaggtgggACCAagagagggaaagccctgttgtgctagTAGGACTCATCATGCTGACTCCTGCTAACACAAGTATTTAGTTGAATCCGGCTCATTGCTTATAAAGTTTTAAAACTAATCTGGATAATTTCATAAAGAGTAGCCTGTGGCAATTTTTATTCCCATACCTAAGAAGAATTTTTCTGTTTAACTACTGTACTCTTAAGATCCCTCTCAACACCAACATTCCATGAAGGATCCAAATGAGCAATAATCATGTGTAATTTGGTGTGTCAATTAAGATCACATACCAGCTCAACAAAAATTTATGCTATTTTTCAGCATTCTACCAATATTTCCACAGTCAGTACCATGGATATGTAACAAGTCAAAGATTAACTTCCTTTAAAGATAAAGATATTTGTATTTACAGCCTGATTCACAAAATACTGCATCTCGCAAGAATGATCCCTCTGTTTATGACTTTCAGCTGAGAAAGCTTTTACTCCACAAGGCTCAGAGGATGTGGTACTAGGGATTTAGGAAACACTTTGCTCTAGTCATTCCCATAGCTTTCTTTATATTGTAGATTGATCAAGCTGTGATGAAGGTGAGTGCTGTGTCCTCACTCCAGTGCCAGGAATATGTAATCATACAAGTGAAATCAATTTATAGGAACTGTCCactaatactttttttaaaaaataataataatcaaaatgctGTTTCATTATTTTACTTACCGGGCGAGTAGACAAAAGATTTCTAAGTAGTCCCAATGTCTTCATTAGTACATTTACATCAGAATCAGAGAGTAACTGGAATAATTGCTCTGTACTCAAGCCTCGTAAGATGTCTGCTTTGATCTTCTGTTCTGCTTGAAATGCCATATTCTAAAGACGATAGATAAAAAATAATCATCCCAATTTTTTTTCATTACAAAGACTGTTGCAATCTGCTACACACATAGAAACAATTATAATGTACAAGGAATGTACAAGGAACAGCAAGCAAGTTTCTCCATATCACTGAAAGCATCCTATGGCTCAACAAGACTTTTAGTTTAAGATTTTCCCACTGATCCCATTTTCAACATAATTATGATGTCATCTTGGGGAAAGGAAACGGGGTGCAGCCATAGCTATCAGATTAACATTAATTCTTACCATTAAAGCCCAAACTCCATTCACCCTCAAGGCAAGATTGTCGCtctgggttaaactacagagaaGTTCTATGGCTCCTGATTCTAAAATAGGCTATcaggacaaaaacaaaacaaacaaaaccacaatcATTTTTAAGATAACCTCAGTTATAAATTTGCCATACATCCAAATACAATTATGCTACTTTTAGGTGCCAATCCATAAAATGCACACTGGTTTTTAAGGTGTTTACTTGCAGTTTGGAGATTTATCACACAGCTTAGAAATATGGGGTGATAACCAACTAAGTAGTGctaagagtagatccattgaaataaataaatttaagtgACTTTAAGTTCATTTATTTTGATGGGCCTGTGGAGAGTATGGCTAATGCTGGATATCACTCATGATATAAATGTAGCTGAAGCAGGTGGGTAGACTACCAGAGAAATGCACTCAGCTTGTGCCATATCACCCATTAAATTATATTTAGCAGTATTATTCCAGGTGCTCAACAGCCTGGTAAATCTGGGCTTTGAGAAAAAAATACTTCTATAGTtggaaatcaaagctggaaaGGACCACAGAGACTTCAAATCCCAAGAAAGAACTCTATCCACATCAGTCCAGTGCCTGTTGATTCAGGACACACTTTTTATATCATAAAAAGAACATAacacaaatatattttttctggttaaaaaaaccaaacctcttTGCTTGGAGAAAATTCCAAGAGAAGATTGCATAGAGTGGAAGATGCTACCACTAAGATTTCATCTGGAGCATTCTGTAAAACCTAAGGAGAGATGGAGGGAAAACAACACTATTATTATAGTGCAGAGTCTAGACCTGATTGTGGGCTGGGTGAGGGGCTTATACACTGAAGTTGAATCTTGGAAAGATGGGGGACTTGCAATTGAGTAGTTCTACTGTCCAAAATACAGGTAAGTTATCTGTTTTGGATAGGGCTGCACCTCACCTGAAGATTCAGGTATGTTAGTCTGGGAATACTGTACTCCTTGATCTATtattgtcactggaggctcaagtAGCCTCGGTGACCAGGACGGCTTTTTACTAGCTTTGGCTGATGCATCAGTTATGACTGTTCCTGGATAGGGGTAGCTTGGCAGCAGCAGTCCATACACTGGTAACCATGTGATGGGAACATTGCAGTGTGTTCTATGTGGGCCTGCCCTTACATTTGGTCTGAAAACTGCAGCTACCACAGAACGTGGCAGTGCCCTTCTGGCCAGGGTTGCCTTCCATCAAAAAATTAATATCATTTAAAAGAACTGAACTGGCTATCATGTTACTAGGTCAAATTTATACTGCTAGTGTATAAAGCtttaaacaacttgggaccagcaTTATCTGAGAtagcattcccacccacccctgcaataTACCTGCCCCTTGTTTTATGGACCCCACTGCCAATTTGAGTTACACAGGCTCTGACATTGTGCAGATTTCATCCAATTCAGAAAAGCTATCCCTATAGGCTTTCTCAGAAGGATGCTTTGATTTGCAGGCAGTCTCTGGCTCCTTTTTCATAACTGTTTTACCTGGTTttacatattgcatttttattgttttatttgttgttgttgttcagtcgttcagtcgtgtccaactcttcgtgaccccatggaccagtggtATTGTTTTATACCACTATGTTATTTCATAATAACTTAGTAAAGTGCACTCCTGATTGTTCTGTGGCAAGCAAGGCTTGCTGTCAGTGTCAATCAGTTGACAGTGAGCACTTCTGAAGCTGTCATAATAATGAATAACAAACACAATTATTTTTCAAGCATACACATACCTTCATTAAAGGTTTCCATACAGCATGGTCTTGGAAACTAGTTCGGAGTTGCTGCACGGATCGTGACAAACTGTGCAAacatctgcaaaagaaaaaatgtaGTATTAATTACAAAGAAGCCTTTTCCAAGGTTCAGAGGATCCCTGTTCAATGGGATGAGGGCAGAGACAACTTTTAGCAGTTGTAACTCAGTTTTCAGAAGCCGTTGCCGCCCAATTTTCAGGAATTCCCCCTTCCTCTCACCCACTACAGCCAGGTCCCTCAACCCTTAAGAACGGCTTTTTGGGTGACagacagagagaagaaagggcAAGGAAGTCTACTTCTTTCAGACTACTTCAAcaagtttagtgctgaagccaaCCCACTTCCAAGATCAAAAAGTAATAACGCAAAAATTACTGAGAATTATCTGAAAATTAATTCGTCTTGTTTTTCAAGCCATAGTTATTGTGGATTtgtagttttaattgttttaaaatcaaTGTATTTCCTAGCTAATGAAGTGAAAAATAGTAAGGCAAAGCACCCTGGATGTAAGTCTACTCACATAAGGTAACTTCATACCTGACTGCAGCTAAGCGCACCTTGATGCTAGATTCAGACAAGCCATTCACAATCCGATCCATCATATTTTCAGTTTCAATTATCTGAGGGAAAAGTTATGAAATCAAATCAGTTAGCTGGAACATGTGGCGGTAGAATAATTCCATCTCCAACATAGAACATGGCATCTAGTACATTTAGCTCAATATTCTAAACTCTACAGagaacatataaaaatgttacccAGAAGAAAATTTATTTTCCCAAAATTGAAATTTATGGGGGAAATGTTTCATACCTGTATAATGATACTTAGTGATGCAGATTTACATTTCAATATGTATAATATTTTCACAATATTTTTGGGAATATTTTCAGCCATCACCTTTTCATATGAAAAACTTCATGCTGCAAATAGCACATTTGGACACAGGCTGCAACccattttgcatgggggttccattcctggctCCTGTGAACATCAGTGGAGCACGCACAAGTCCACCTTGCCCTGTTCCACCCTCTTCCACGTCCAAAAGGACCTGTAGGCTTGTGGTCAGGCATCAATTTGACGCGTGCAAAAAGGTCACCACTTATACTATGTTTTCTTTCTGGCAAAGAATGTGGTAGGGTCTCCTAATGAACTTCCTTGAAGTCACACCAATGGAAATGCTTTCCCTTCTTAGGGTGTACTCTCCCACCTCAACCTCACTGGATATGGTATGATTGCACATTCATACAACTTTTCCATGAGTGACAACAGCTGAATGGCTATCAGCTGCTAAGAATGGTGACTCTTGTATATATCTAGACCCCTGCCCAATAAAGATGCAGAAAGTTAAGGAAAGGTAGAATAGCAAAGAGGAGTTTTAAAATATGCCTTGCGAAAGTGTCTGAAGGTCAAAAAAATCTGGGGCCTGACTAACAAAGGATGGAAAGCAAGTTCAGTAGAGCTTAAAcaagcaagaaaaaggaaggccaCCAACCTGTATCTCAGTGTACTAAGTCTTTTGCCAAGGACACACAATCACTGTACTTGTCTGGAAGGTCAGGGCAACTGCTTTGACTGGAATATATCACTTCCTGTCTGCAAGCTACTGGTACTGGAAATACATTCACAACAAGACTCACCTTCTTTCTTATATCTTCATCATTCGCTCCAAGTGCAGCATAGAGCTTGAATGCAGCCTGGCGCAGTTCATGAGCATGCTTTAGGTCATGATCAagctattaaaaaataatactaatCAAATTCAAGTTATACTTCAATTGCAACCTTTTGGCTATTGATATAACAGTGCCTACTTTCCAATGTCTAAGTAACAAGCGAGTGAAATAAACCAAAGCCTTGGGCAATATACTTTTTAGGTCCCTTCCGCTACCAACTATTAGAGTCACATTTGCACCTGTCAATGTTTGCTGTGTTTGTACCAGTGAATACTGTTCACAGTTTATACAGCTGGCACCATATTCTGTGTCTTGCCCCAAGTAGTACTCATTCATTTTTGTTTAGTGATCCAGTTGGGATCTTACAAAGAATGTACTAATTACAACACCGAACAACCCAGACAAAAAGGCATTTGATTACAGCAACAAAGAAAACTGGGATATCTTATACCTCCTTGCATCTAATTATTAGCCAATCAATGAGAACTCAGTGCTTAGCTACTATATATTTTAATCTTTCACACACAATCTCCCCACATACTTTTGGGAAGTTTCTGAATGTATTGAAAAGACATACCCTTTTTATATCAGTGATGGCACTCACTGAACTCGGATATTTGAAGTAGTCAGCAAGCATTGCAATAAGGTGGTCAGTAATACTGGCGATTCTTTGTAGCTCAATATCTGCTTCAATCAAATAGGCAAGGGTTTCTGCTCCATCTACTCTCTCCTCTAGTAGCCTCTCCTTACTACACATCCGCGCCAAACATGGTAGTGTCTGGAAAGTACAAAaactatgattttttaaaaagtaaatcatCTATACATGCTTTTGAAATTTGTTAGGTTTGTCATTTAGATGAACTTTCAGATAAAAAAGACATTTTCTAAGCATAGATCTTCTCAGAGATCTAGACAAGTCTCTGtacaaatgcaaaatttaaaatagCCACTGCCATTAGTGTTCCTGCACCATCAAAGTAACTTGTACAAACAATACAAATTTATATGCAGCTAGgaaccctgcaaaaaaaaacaaacccaactccTTTCTAATATCCACTTAGACTTGGCAAGGTTTACTTGATCTGCCATACAGAGTTTCATGATAAAAGGCCAACTGATTTAGCACTAAGATAGAAGAAAGTTATCAAAAGCAAACTGGCCAATAATTCACTTATGGTAGTGGTCATAGGGACTGAAACAATCTACTTCCCCTGCAATAACTTTGATAAATAAAGTGACACCAGAATGCATGGTAATCTCCCTCCTACAGGCAGCCTTCACAAAATCAAGACCAAGACAAGTACTAATGCTTAAAGATTAACAGTTACAAAACATGATTTATCTACTACAGGCTTGAATTTAATGACTGGGCTGCTAGCCACAGATGACCAGGCTGATGGAAGAAGGGTGGATCTGTGCCAGCCATATAGGAATGAAAGCCCTTTCTTCTGTGAACACGACAAAACTGTATGGGATGGCAGAGGAAGAATACATCACTTTGCCCCTTCTTCACCCTTTTGCTTGGTacaagttttttcttcttcttgcactaCCCTATGCCTTCCTGATCTAGTGAATAGAACCCAGAAAGGAACCTATTTTTTGTTCTGGTACAGCAACGTAAGTGAATCACTTAGCAAGATGCAAATCAAATACTGTATGTGTAGTAGGGAAAAAAATTTCACTATTCTCCTAAATGACAAATTGATATAC
The sequence above is drawn from the Lacerta agilis isolate rLacAgi1 chromosome 5, rLacAgi1.pri, whole genome shotgun sequence genome and encodes:
- the ARMC8 gene encoding armadillo repeat-containing protein 8 isoform X4 yields the protein MLKLRHWHSCGFKSSPQPLLCANGPDHQTVLFNHGAVQNIAHLLTSTSYKVRMQALKCFAVLAFENPQVSLTLVNVLVDGELLPQIFVKMLQRDKPIEMQLTSAKCLTYMCRAGAICTDDTCIVLKTLPCLARMCSKERLLEERVDGAETLAYLIEADIELQRIASITDHLIAMLADYFKYPSSVSAITDIKRLDHDLKHAHELRQAAFKLYAALGANDEDIRKKIIETENMMDRIVNGLSESSIKVRLAAVRCLHSLSRSVQQLRTSFQDHAVWKPLMKVLQNAPDEILVVASSTLCNLLLEFSPSKEPILESGAIELLCSLTQSDNLALRVNGVWALMNMAFQAEQKIKADILRGLSTEQLFQLLSDSDVNVLMKTLGLLRNLLSTRPHIDQIISTHGKQIMQAVTLILEGEHNVEVKEQTLCILANIADGTTAKELIMTNDDILQKIKYYMSHSNAKLQLAAMFCVSNLIWNEEEGSQDRQDKLRDIGIVDILHKLSQSSDPNLCDKAKTALQQYLA